From Bactrocera oleae isolate idBacOlea1 chromosome 4, idBacOlea1, whole genome shotgun sequence:
cgttatatggggagtgggagtGGTTATcacctgattttacccattttcacagtgtataaagaagtgccaaaaatatttctactGGAAGaggtacattaaaccatttagtaGGCGAGGCCAAGCCAAACgatgtgtgcgaaatttcagaacgatatatctaaaactgagggactagttcgcgtatatacataccgAGCTACAGACGGAcgtcgtcacggtgatcatatatatagatatatataatatgtatatatatatatacctacccGGTTCAGGATATAACAATATGAGAACAGTCTTAACAGTACTTTAAAATACCCAAGTTGAAGAAACAATTTTGTGTTAAGTCTGCAAATAAGTGTGAAAACACTTAGACACATTCAACAGTCAAAGAGGTTAACTACTTTTTTCACTAAAGTCTATCGAGGGGGATTTttcaccagaaaaatcatttgcCATAGACAGGACAAGTAAATTCCCGAAACTTTTAGTGATTTATGAGGCGTGGCATTGTCCGGATCGATCCGAACTCCTCTACTGGCCAGCGCTGGTTTTCTTGGCGATTGCCTTCTTCAGATGgttcaattgttgacagtacaggtccGAATTAAGTGTTTAGTCGTAGAGGAGCAATTCATGGTATATAATACCCAGCTAATCTTACCAAACACATAGCTAATCCTTCTTGACAACGATTCGACCACGTTTGTTTTTAAATGACGTTAtcgtaagtgacccacttttcatcaccaataaccatccgcttcagaaataaaaattctatcCATGATGCTTTTTGTATTAACTCACccacacatttttctttttgtattcaGCCTTATTTATGTAAACGGTCATTGTGCAAATGGTCATTGTACTATATATAACTGAGACTCGACTATTTCCGCTATTTCCactattttatcgatattttcgagaATTGGGTTTCCAGAGCGTCGTGCATGTTTGAATATTCCATCTATAACGCGAGCTCAACCAATACGAAATCAAGTAATCAAATTAAACCTAAAGAAGTTGTTGCATCAACGAAAActatgtgttttttgtttttataagagaaataaataattaaataaagaaatgcccACAATTTATCCCggttattttcgttattttagtactattatcaaaaaaagtAGAATTAACCAACCGTTCCTTCACTTATGCTGTACACTGTATGTGCATGAGCTTAACTTATTTCCTCAATTTCATATACTTGATTACGTTTCCGATGAAATGTTATGAAACTTTTACAGTACTCTAGGGTAAGGTTAGAAACGGGGTAAGGTTGTTCGCAATCTCTCGAGCAGGTCAAAGAAATTTTCAGTTCATATAGTATAAGTAACCCTGCCGAAATTTGCGAAAATACTCTTGTCCATTGTCCTTATTTACGCTGCAGCTGTTAAAAATCTTCTCTAGATCATTCAAACCAAATAATCCTTAAAAGATAGAACAAAGGAAATATTACTATTCTAATGACTTATCTGCTCCAGTGCTAAGTAAAAGGCAcaaacagttaaaaaaattaccctCATATTAGACGTAGAATCCCTGAATGTAAAGCACCAAAGAAAAACATcacaattaatttgtttaattttgcggtttgtttgtattttaataattttatttgtattttaggaTTTTAGTTGCATATCTCCGAAGAACTGCCCGTAGATTAACTGTCAAAAGCCGTTCCTCCTGCACCTACGCCCGTATGTATGCTATATATTTGCTTAATAGGCGAAGTATTTATGTAATTgtcttatttcttttattttacttacaaTATTATGCTATAACAAAAAACTACTTACATAATCTTAAATATACGTACACATACAAACGAAGTATATAACGGTTAACTAAATCAACTATGAATAGATTAGGTATAAGACAACTTACAGTAGTGCTTTTTGTGAAACACataagcaaaacaaacaatattAAACAATTAGCAAAATAAACACAACTTAGATTAGGAAAAAAAGtctagatatatacattaaaaaaattaagtcagAAATAAGGCAAAATTGTGGTTTGGTTTCGATTTTCTTGATGATCTGTCTTAATTTTacgttgttgatgttgttagACAGCAAAATTATTAGCTCCAAgcagttaaaaataattgtatcaATGTGTGTCTTGTCAATGTTTTTCTGTTCTCAAATCTTATtgctttttactaaaaaaaaaaatttaacaaaaattaaaatcgctTTTAGTttacagaatttttttaaactgcagGGTTCAGAATTTTATAGTGTTTATCTCACTTTCAGATAGTTTCTGtgcttagttttgttttttaaagttttctggATTTACTACATACATCTATAGcttaattaataaaactaactctttaagtttatttttataaatttttatatcacaATAGAAAAGAATTCGTGTTCTCTTATTTTTGCTTCTTgaattacatacttgtatagcataagtaaatatgtacccactaatttctttcgtttttcgaatttgtttccaattttggtattaatatttgaactaaattaaagaaaatttaacaaaaaaccgcggaaaaaagtttaatacaTGATTTTCTTCTCATTTACTTGTATTTTTTACACGCCTCAGCAATTGAGAATcagttatttttgaattttgggaCTAACTAGTTAATATCAATACCAGAAATTATTTCgacattttttctttactttttataaacGTATTTTATGATGTTTACTAGCTCTTGTTAGTTTGACTGACTTTGTTGtagtaaaaattaatgtttttatatctGCTGGAAACATAAACGACTACGGaacaaattgaatatttttttccataagtGCGAATGACTTTCCAACcttcaaaattgtttgaaattagaAGAGAACATTTCAGTTCATTGACAGTCTGATTTTGGTACTGACATCTGCGATCCTCGTAACCTTATGGTCAAGAACTAAAATCTAGTAATACAATTTAATTATCGCAACAAATAATCAGCAAGTGAATTTGCAACTTTGACCATGTACTTATCAGTGATCTCGTGTATTACAGCAACAGACGACGTTTCACAAATGAGAGCACGAGAAATGTAGGTGAATTCAAGACAGATTTTAgtcgaataaatttttaaaaaaatttaaaaaattcacagAAAGTTTTGGCTTCAAATGATTAAAAATTTCGGACTTTATAAGAGTTGCTACCAGTACAGATTAGATTTTCGGAAATAATTGTGATTTGCGACCCTAGCTCCAATggtgtattttgttttattttttaagcaaacctttatattttttttactttgcattttaagtgtatTTGATTGCAGagaattttagttattttagttatttaatttttaatagctATTGATTCATATtatactttataattttttcagcttttatttgattttgtctCGCTTAAAGTGTTGTGATTCGAGAAATTTTTTGCAGTTACAACAAAATCAGTCACCCCATCAAGTTCTTTAAGCAAGTGTTCTGAGCACAGAAGCATTCGAAGACAGTCTCTCCACACAACTTTTCGGCATTTGCATACAAGTACAAGTTACACTACTCAACAAAAAGgcataaataatgaaatttgcatttttggTGATATTTAATCTTGTTtgcgtttaaatttatttaaaattttagcagGATTTTTTTCCGGCTATAAAAACATTGCCACATTCAAGCTGATGTTGAAACTTGATGGATTCAAAACTTGTTTTTGCTTGCtttttgcatacaattttttaaattcacgaACTAATTAATAAGGCCAATATTATTGCAAgcgaaaataaattcaaaaccaaCTTAAACTCAACTGTGGCCAAtgctttaatttagtttaatttcatttaattttgcatgctTTGTTACACAGTGTACAGAACGAGCACAGCAAAGCGCGCAGCTAAGGCGCGccacactgttgttgttgccaacaattcttactttaatattttctatcgTTTTTATATGCACTCTTTCAGCGTGtgcttttttgcttttatgtgtgtgttattttttttttttttttgttttggattaCTATGTGGATTTTTTGagtatatttttcagtatttttgtggtatgtatgcatgtgttggTTAGAGCTTTACAGGTGTTCATGCGTTTGTTCGCATTAGTTCATACATTttgcttgtgtgcgtgtgtatgtgtacaaCAGACAGACAAAAGTGAGGGTCGTTCGTGCAtttacttttgttattgttgtgtttttttataattttgttgttattgtgccttAACTTTGTTTAAAATGAGCTCAGCCTTAACTTGATACACTAGAGGTGAACTAAAAAGTGAACCTTACGCCGCTAGAACTGACTGTTTGCACCGCcagtgttgcttttgttgtagctGCTATTGTTACTGTGCTGCCGCTACCATGGTTTCGCGTTGTTAATTGTTACCTTGTTGTTGGTGGCATTCCTGTTACCTCGCGGAAACTGTCATCgatttgttgttgatgttgtaaaCGCGGACTCTGCTGGCGTTACTGCTAGAATTGCATCTACATATTTCCTGTGTTTGTTGCTAATTTTACTTTGCTTTGAATGCTTAGATTTGGCTTTTGTTGTGTCTAGTGGAATTGGTGGTTGTTGTTAGTGGTTTgtagtatattaatattttcaaaaagttgtGTTTTAAGGTCAAGTCATTCGAATACTGCTTGATGACCGTTACATTTGCCTTTATGCGAGTGTTCTATTCCCACCATACTCCAGCTTTTCGCTACCGGCCATATCAACCCGAATTTCCGTCGCGATATTTACTGTCTACACGCATCGCAAATACACAGACATTcgcatgtgtgtttgttgtatgCAAAGTAAGCGCAAACAAAGCGTTCAGCCGCCATCGCAAACCAATGCAAGTGATTTTCCATACGTCCATGCATTCAGCCAGCCGAGCACAGCCAAGTCAAGTCGCGCTAGCTGGGGTACTGGCAACCGAGCCTTCCGGTCCACCGTTCGTCAGCCAACAAGGCAACCATGCGAACAGCCTTTGCAGTAGCCATAATTCcagcgcatatatgtatatacatgaagGTTTAcaacacatatatgcatacatgtgtGTTCTTGTCTGTCCGCATGGTCTGCTGTGTGCTGTCTGTCTAGTGGACTGTGCTGCGTTGCGTGCCTGACTTCGCGTCCAAGTTAATCGTTGCTGTTGCTGCCGTTTTTGCTGTCGCAGCCTTGTTTTGGTCGTTGGTATTTCGTTTCACTTTGTTCAATGCTTCTCCTATTCGCGTTTTTATTGGGTTCTTCATTGCTGCTTTAAATTTAGTACACGCCGTGTTTATGAGAAACGAAAGTCATGCATGCGCTGTTGTTGTCGCTCGGTCTGCGCTAGCTTTGTTGTATTGTACCACTCTCATTATTTCGAACatgttttttactaattttattcGTTTTATTTTGTCGGTATTTTCATTCTTTCCAACACTGTGCACCCTTCTTAAAGCCGCCTCTCCGCCTTTGCGGTGCAGTTATTCCCATCTCTACCTCTAAGCCTCTTATTCAGTAGCGAACTGGCGAGTTTGCATGCTTGCGCTACACATTTCTAGCCGCACGAGTTTGCATTcgtctgcacacacacacatacaaacaggcAGACAAACAGacacatatgtgtgttttgCATAATTATGGGCTTGCCGCTTTGTTGCATTATTCCCGGACTCATGGTCTCAGCGGCACGATGGTATATACAAAAAGCAATTCGGCGCAAGGCAAGATCAAAATTTAGACGCAGTCAATTGAGCTTATTTCGCTGTTGGATCACCTTAATCATCCGAAATTAAAGTGTGTTTCTgttagaaaatttgtttaaattgctTGCTTGCTTCCCTCTTCCTTTTTAACCCTTTGACTGCCCGACCCATGTTGCTCATAAGACCTTGAACTCTGAATTTGCTTTGCCATACCAGATTCCTTATACAAACCTTGTTGCATTGTCGCGCCGTACAATATTTGGTGTATTGTTGATTTTTGCTGCGTAAAACGCATCATCTTACGAGCCATAGGCCGAGATTCAGTTTTATCAATTTCGGCAATTTCATGAACACGTCGATACCCTTTGAAGATAATTGCGTGCAGCCGTACAAATCGATCGTCTTTAGATTGACCAGATCTTGCGCCAGCGTCTCCAAACCCTTGTCCGTTATTCGACTGCATTGACCAATGTTAAGGTTTTCCAGTTCCTGCAGCGATTTTGAGATCTTCAACATACCTTGGTCGGTTATTTGGCACTGATTTAGACTGAGCGAACGCAAACGATAGAGACCCTGTGCGATGTGTGAGAGCGCTTGATCGCTTATCTTGTCGCAGAAGCTGACATCGAGTGAGGTAATGCCGCTGCCGCCTTCGGTGAGGTACGCCATGCCGATGTCGGAGATGTTGTCGCAGGAACGTAAATTGAGTTGCTCGAGTTTGGGCATACGCGCCAAATGCTTGAGGCCGCTGTCCGTGACGGAGACGCAGAAGCTCAGGTTTATTGACTTTAGTGACGTTAGACCTTGTGCTATATGACCGAGCGCTTCATCGCTGAGTCGTTGGCAGTCTTGTAAACCAAGATATTCCAACTCCATATTGCCTTCGGCTGTTTCCTTACTCAAGCCAGCCAAGTGACCAATACCCTGATCGCTGATGTGCCAACAGGAACGTAAATTTAAATGCTTCAGTTTTTTAAGACCCCACGCAATGAGTAACAAACCGGTGTTAGTAATGTTGCAGCAACCGCCAAGCTCAAGTGTCTCCAAGTTCTTAAGATGTTGTGCAATACGTCCGAGACTCGTATCGGTGATTTGTTTGCATAGCGAAAGATCCAGCTCTTTCAGATTCGGCAAATCCACAGAAAAAGCATGACCCAAATTCACATCGGCCACGTTGAAGCAACCGCTCAAATTTAGCGAGACTAGTGATGGCACGCCGAGAACAAGATCCTTTAACGAACGGCGTAATGAGAGTATTTGCACCTTTTTTATGCCGCGACGCACCAGTGAATTGAAGAGACTAGGACTGGAACGCTTGAGATGCAACTTTGCTTCAACACCCTTCCACACGCTCTTGGCGTACGCTGCATCACGCCAAGCAACACACACCTGAGCCGCGCGACCCAAATCCCGTACTGGCAACTTCTGGAAGATCATTTCGAGTATTTCGGGGAAGAGATTGCTGATGTGTGTACCCTCGATAGGCGTTGGACTCTCCGGCGACGCCGGCCTATGCTGcagatgatgatgatggtgatgatgctGCGCATGTGCGGCCGCAGCGGCGGCAGCAGCCGCGGCATGCTGGAGGTACAACGCGGGTGGTAAAGACTGCAGTTGGGGTCGATGA
This genomic window contains:
- the Ppa gene encoding F-box/LRR-repeat protein 14, producing the protein MATNTEILPFHHHTTISLQTAAALTSYHGGGSGGGGGNGSGGGAAGSVLPNATQLAAAAWNMEDCLYQQTELPALTQRAHHLLRFTPYALHHRPQLQSLPPALYLQHAAAAAAAAAAHAQHHHHHHHLQHRPASPESPTPIEGTHISNLFPEILEMIFQKLPVRDLGRAAQVCVAWRDAAYAKSVWKGVEAKLHLKRSSPSLFNSLVRRGIKKVQILSLRRSLKDLVLGVPSLVSLNLSGCFNVADVNLGHAFSVDLPNLKELDLSLCKQITDTSLGRIAQHLKNLETLELGGCCNITNTGLLLIAWGLKKLKHLNLRSCWHISDQGIGHLAGLSKETAEGNMELEYLGLQDCQRLSDEALGHIAQGLTSLKSINLSFCVSVTDSGLKHLARMPKLEQLNLRSCDNISDIGMAYLTEGGSGITSLDVSFCDKISDQALSHIAQGLYRLRSLSLNQCQITDQGMLKISKSLQELENLNIGQCSRITDKGLETLAQDLVNLKTIDLYGCTQLSSKGIDVFMKLPKLIKLNLGLWLVR